One stretch of Chroococcidiopsis sp. CCMEE 29 DNA includes these proteins:
- a CDS encoding IS630 family transposase codes for MKLKDARHLSAKAQEALRYRVVNAVESGMSKSEAARVFNVSRTAVHNWTKVVASSGATSLKARKRGPRASSRLLPHQAATAVRLMEQKCPDALGLPFYLWTREAVQQFLAQRYELSVSVWTIGRYLKKWGFTPQKPLRRAYEQDRKAVQYWLETEYPQICRKAHQEKAQIHWGDEMGVRSDYQAGRSYGRTGQTPVVLGTGKRFSCNMISTITNRGKLYFKLFTQRFDAALMLDFLRRLIRQCDQKVFLIVDSHPVHRSHVVKSWVERHAARIRLFFLPSYSPELNPNELLNHDVKANAVGRQRPRNQTQMINNIRSYLRSTQRHPNVVQNFFHEKHVAYAAA; via the coding sequence ATGAAACTCAAAGACGCTCGCCATCTGTCAGCCAAAGCTCAAGAAGCACTTCGCTACCGAGTGGTAAATGCAGTCGAGAGCGGTATGAGTAAATCAGAAGCAGCGCGTGTTTTCAACGTTTCGCGTACAGCAGTGCATAACTGGACAAAAGTGGTAGCTTCCAGCGGTGCGACATCGTTGAAAGCAAGAAAGCGTGGTCCTCGTGCTAGCTCACGTCTGCTCCCCCATCAAGCGGCAACAGCAGTGAGGTTAATGGAGCAAAAGTGTCCAGACGCTTTAGGATTACCATTTTACTTATGGACACGCGAAGCAGTGCAACAGTTTTTGGCTCAACGGTATGAGCTATCGGTGTCAGTGTGGACAATAGGGCGTTATCTCAAGAAATGGGGTTTTACACCACAAAAACCGCTGCGTCGGGCATACGAACAGGATCGCAAGGCAGTGCAGTACTGGTTAGAAACTGAGTATCCCCAGATTTGTCGTAAAGCCCATCAAGAAAAAGCACAAATTCACTGGGGAGACGAAATGGGAGTCCGCTCGGATTATCAAGCAGGACGTTCCTATGGACGAACTGGACAAACGCCAGTTGTGTTAGGGACAGGTAAGCGCTTTAGCTGCAATATGATTTCAACAATTACCAATCGTGGCAAGCTGTACTTCAAGTTATTCACACAACGGTTTGATGCCGCGCTCATGCTTGATTTCCTGCGGCGTTTGATTCGTCAGTGTGACCAAAAGGTGTTTCTGATTGTAGATAGTCATCCTGTGCATCGCTCTCACGTAGTTAAAAGCTGGGTTGAGCGTCATGCCGCTCGCATCCGCCTGTTTTTCTTGCCTTCTTATAGCCCTGAACTAAACCCAAATGAGCTACTCAACCATGATGTTAAAGCCAATGCTGTTGGGCGGCAACGTCCCAGAAATCAAACACAGATGATTAACAACATCCGTAGCTATTTACGTAGCACACAACGTCACCCTAACGTTGTGCAAAACTTCTTCCACGAGAAACACGTTGCTTATGCAGCTGCCTAG
- a CDS encoding IS4 family transposase: protein MTITNIPNRVEILKQKFTNSLGLPFRDLLLESTIREALNAENLSYRRRLFDPFVTLWVFLSQVLDTDKTCHNAVSRVITWLASVDAEIPSVDTSAYCQARKRLPENLLSRLFANVARDLGYQVTSEHLWCGRHVKVVDGSTVSMPDTLENQAAYPQPSSQAFGCGFPIAKIGALFSIATGAAVAVVVDVLNIHDIKLARLLYQFLNPGDVLLGDCAFCSYADLIFIQNYNCDAIFRLSQARKNQVERCRRKPISSFESIEVWRKPSTRPKGLTPEEFTSIPKTLTVRVIKYYIPSPGYRTKYVILVTTLLDPEIYPTTEIMRLYGQRWEVELDLKHLKTTLGMDVLRGKTPQMVRKEIYAYLLAYNLLRTVMWEAGTTHKVDPLRLSLQGARQHLDNFIPQLAWASNKKRVQLYQTLLKTIVHKSDFSR, encoded by the coding sequence ATGACCATTACAAATATTCCCAATCGGGTAGAAATACTTAAGCAAAAATTTACTAACAGTCTGGGGCTGCCTTTTCGAGACCTCTTGTTAGAATCTACTATTCGTGAAGCATTAAATGCTGAAAATCTTAGCTACCGCCGACGCTTGTTTGACCCGTTTGTTACTTTGTGGGTATTTCTATCACAGGTTTTGGATACAGACAAAACTTGTCACAATGCCGTTAGCCGAGTTATTACCTGGTTAGCATCCGTTGATGCAGAAATTCCATCAGTTGATACTAGTGCTTATTGCCAAGCTCGCAAACGTCTACCCGAAAACCTGCTCTCCCGGTTATTTGCTAACGTAGCACGAGATTTAGGATACCAAGTTACCTCAGAACATTTGTGGTGTGGTCGCCACGTTAAGGTGGTGGATGGTTCAACCGTCTCAATGCCTGACACTCTGGAAAATCAGGCTGCTTATCCTCAACCCAGCAGTCAAGCCTTTGGCTGTGGCTTTCCTATTGCTAAAATTGGAGCCTTATTTAGTATCGCTACAGGCGCTGCCGTAGCTGTAGTTGTTGATGTCCTAAATATTCACGATATCAAACTAGCAAGACTTCTGTACCAATTTCTTAATCCAGGCGATGTTCTGTTGGGCGATTGTGCTTTCTGCTCTTACGCAGACTTAATTTTTATCCAAAACTACAATTGTGATGCTATTTTTCGCCTCTCTCAAGCTCGAAAAAATCAGGTAGAACGATGTAGACGTAAACCAATAAGTTCTTTTGAATCAATCGAAGTCTGGCGCAAACCGTCTACACGCCCTAAAGGGCTTACACCAGAGGAGTTTACCTCTATTCCTAAAACTTTAACTGTCCGGGTAATCAAATATTACATCCCTAGTCCTGGCTATCGAACTAAATACGTTATTTTAGTCACGACTCTGTTAGACCCAGAAATTTATCCTACTACTGAAATTATGCGTTTGTATGGTCAGCGCTGGGAGGTAGAACTCGATCTAAAACATTTAAAAACTACTTTAGGTATGGACGTTCTACGCGGCAAAACTCCACAAATGGTTCGTAAAGAAATTTATGCTTATTTGTTAGCTTACAATCTACTTCGCACCGTTATGTGGGAGGCTGGGACAACTCATAAAGTTGACCCATTACGATTATCTCTGCAAGGGGCTCGCCAGCATCTAGATAACTTTATTCCACAGTTAGCATGGGCTTCAAATAAAAAACGAGTTCAGCTTTATCAAACTCTACTAAAAACCATTGTTCACAAATCTGACTTTTCCCGTTAA
- a CDS encoding IS1-like element transposase has protein sequence MAVNGSGIRDTARVLKISPTTVIEQLKKRTKS, from the coding sequence ATGGCGGTCAATGGTAGTGGCATTAGAGATACAGCACGAGTCTTAAAAATTAGTCCGACGACGGTGATTGAACAGCTAAAAAAAAGAACAAAATCTTGA
- a CDS encoding IS4 family transposase, which yields MTSATVSENEAVLCVGDPTFLNYDKIVVKREGYGPIGKGGNGLILHSALAIDPHHGQPLGLLWQKLWHRESKPKPPVDETPFQKKQRQALARKVARKRAFEAKESYRWVEALQTVDKQVGGSTCVIHVFDREGDIAEVFEKVRQIEQAGVVVRAAHDRRIDSSSERLWALLEAEPIQFYQDIEVPKTDTQAARTAKVAVLFCQVSLRTPYRFDNRGPLQVYAVYACELDCPDGATPLSWMLLTTEVVTTVEMATTILRWYSYRWRVEDYHKILKSGTQVERYRLAADGMKTLLGFLSVIAVELLQLTYLHRTQPEATVELVLNPTQILVLKTKSPKLPKVLTVAWALEAVARLGGFLEHRRHTPIGIQVLWRGWLKLQNLCEGWHLAQT from the coding sequence ATGACGAGTGCAACAGTGAGCGAGAATGAGGCGGTACTTTGTGTGGGAGATCCGACCTTTCTCAATTATGACAAGATCGTCGTCAAGCGAGAGGGGTATGGTCCGATTGGCAAGGGAGGAAACGGATTAATCCTACACAGTGCCCTAGCAATCGACCCCCATCACGGGCAACCATTGGGACTATTGTGGCAAAAGCTGTGGCACCGAGAGTCGAAACCGAAGCCGCCGGTTGATGAAACACCATTTCAGAAAAAACAACGTCAAGCTCTGGCGAGAAAAGTGGCACGCAAGCGAGCCTTTGAGGCGAAAGAATCTTATCGATGGGTGGAAGCACTGCAGACAGTGGACAAGCAAGTAGGTGGATCAACCTGTGTGATTCATGTGTTTGACCGAGAGGGAGATATTGCTGAGGTGTTTGAAAAAGTCCGTCAAATCGAACAGGCTGGGGTAGTTGTTCGGGCAGCGCATGACCGTAGGATTGACTCAAGCAGTGAGCGACTGTGGGCTCTGCTAGAAGCCGAACCGATCCAGTTTTACCAAGACATTGAGGTTCCCAAGACGGACACCCAAGCTGCCCGAACTGCAAAAGTTGCCGTACTCTTTTGTCAGGTTTCCCTACGAACTCCCTATCGGTTTGATAACCGCGGCCCACTTCAGGTTTATGCAGTTTATGCTTGTGAACTTGACTGCCCAGATGGTGCTACCCCTCTATCCTGGATGTTGCTGACGACAGAAGTTGTGACAACTGTTGAGATGGCGACAACTATTCTGCGCTGGTACTCTTACAGGTGGAGAGTGGAAGATTATCATAAAATTCTCAAATCCGGCACTCAGGTGGAGCGCTACCGATTAGCAGCTGATGGCATGAAAACGTTATTAGGCTTTTTGAGCGTAATTGCTGTGGAATTGTTGCAGTTGACATATCTGCATCGGACGCAACCAGAAGCCACTGTCGAGTTAGTACTCAATCCTACGCAAATTTTAGTTCTCAAGACCAAGTCTCCTAAATTGCCTAAAGTCTTGACCGTTGCTTGGGCTTTAGAAGCTGTAGCTCGCTTAGGTGGATTTTTGGAACATCGCCGCCACACTCCTATTGGTATTCAGGTGCTTTGGCGTGGTTGGTTGAAATTGCAAAATCTTTGTGAAGGTTGGCACCTCGCTCAGACTTAA
- a CDS encoding IS1 family transposase, with amino-acid sequence MVLEPVHCPDCNSKNRVKNGTSAAGKQRYCCRNKECHRR; translated from the coding sequence ATGGTTTTAGAACCTGTACACTGCCCCGACTGCAACAGCAAGAATAGAGTGAAAAATGGCACAAGTGCAGCAGGTAAACAGCGCTATTGCTGCCGTAATAAAGAATGCCATCGTCGCTGA
- a CDS encoding SufE family protein, protein MPPVSQPLPASLERIVQRFQQISEPKRRYEYLLWFAKRLPPFPDEQKVAEHKVPGCVSQVYVTASLEQGKVSFQGDSGSQLTKGLVGLLVEGLNGLAPAEIMQLKPDFIQQTGLDVSLTPSRANGFYNIFQTMQQKALVYHLAETYLRT, encoded by the coding sequence ATGCCGCCTGTCTCCCAACCCTTGCCTGCCTCCCTTGAGCGGATTGTCCAACGGTTCCAACAGATTTCGGAACCCAAGCGGCGCTATGAATATCTGCTCTGGTTTGCCAAGCGCCTGCCGCCGTTTCCCGATGAGCAGAAGGTGGCAGAACATAAGGTTCCTGGCTGTGTTTCTCAGGTGTATGTGACTGCCAGTTTAGAGCAGGGCAAGGTCAGCTTTCAGGGCGATTCCGGCTCTCAACTGACGAAGGGATTAGTGGGGCTGTTGGTCGAGGGATTGAACGGGTTGGCTCCCGCAGAAATCATGCAGTTAAAACCCGATTTCATTCAGCAAACCGGGCTGGATGTCAGCCTGACTCCTTCTCGTGCCAATGGGTTTTACAACATCTTTCAAACCATGCAACAGAAAGCGCTGGTCTATCATCTGGCTGAGACTTACTTGCGAACTTAA
- a CDS encoding IS1 family transposase, with protein MWSFVGSKQQQRWLWHAIDHQTGLVLAYVLADHKDAAFVQLKAMLEPFGIQQFYTDNWGAYERYLAAPAHAVGKANTQKIERKHLTFRTRIKRLARKTICFSKSIQMHDIVLGLFVNRFELGRAI; from the coding sequence ATGTGGAGCTTTGTTGGTTCTAAACAACAGCAACGATGGCTGTGGCACGCCATCGACCATCAAACAGGACTTGTGCTTGCCTACGTTTTGGCAGACCACAAGGATGCAGCTTTTGTTCAACTTAAAGCCATGTTAGAGCCCTTCGGTATTCAACAATTTTACACCGATAATTGGGGTGCTTACGAAAGATATTTAGCAGCGCCAGCTCATGCAGTTGGCAAAGCTAACACACAAAAAATCGAGCGCAAACATTTAACCTTTCGCACCCGAATTAAGCGACTTGCACGCAAAACAATCTGCTTTTCCAAATCCATTCAGATGCACGACATTGTGCTGGGATTGTTCGTCAATCGATTTGAGTTGGGTCGGGCTATCTAG
- a CDS encoding reverse transcriptase domain-containing protein yields MSPSLQTRYEWNQLPWKKIQVKVFKLQRRIYRASQQGNVKLVQRLQRLLIKSWYGRLLAVRRVTQDNRGKRTAGVDGVKNLLPPQRLHLAQTLSQIPQAHPLRRIWIPKPGKPEKRPLSIPVMADRAAQALVKLALEPEWEAKLEPNVYGFRSGRSCHDAIAAIFNIIRQRPKYVLEGDICGCFDNISHHALLEKTKASPTIRRILNGWLKSGVLDSGFQTTERGTPQGGVASPLLALIALHGLETHIRSFGTKQRPIHAVFYADDFVVFANELSDINRMKTAVAHWLEGIGLQLHPEKTKNSHTLNGEAGFDFLGFSVRQYPAGKYTAKHGFKTLIKPSQQSQRRHLAQLKKIVSTHRSATQAGLIVHLNPVITGWCQYFATVVSKEAFASMSHHLFGQLLRWAKHRHPKLNTHQIVSRYWWINQGDGWIFQTNDGLKLRCHHETPIRRHIKVQANRSPYDGDWAYWGTRLRSYPELPPLRAFLLKQQGGKCAHCGLNFCPDDLIEVHHQDGNHGNQSRHNLTLLHRHCHDQVHTVATSPTTGIPDHEPSWRGAGCTETGTSGFEAEQVERPACLG; encoded by the coding sequence ATGAGTCCGTCCCTCCAGACGAGATATGAATGGAATCAACTGCCCTGGAAGAAAATTCAGGTCAAAGTATTCAAGCTCCAACGGCGGATCTACAGAGCCAGTCAACAGGGAAACGTCAAGTTAGTTCAAAGGCTTCAACGTCTGTTAATCAAGTCCTGGTATGGACGGCTCCTAGCTGTTCGACGGGTGACTCAAGATAATCGAGGCAAGCGAACAGCGGGGGTAGATGGAGTCAAAAACCTACTTCCTCCGCAACGCCTACATCTGGCTCAAACCCTGAGTCAGATCCCTCAAGCACACCCTTTGCGGCGAATTTGGATTCCAAAGCCAGGGAAGCCTGAGAAGCGCCCATTATCAATTCCCGTTATGGCAGATAGAGCCGCACAAGCATTAGTTAAACTTGCACTGGAACCCGAATGGGAGGCAAAACTTGAGCCAAACGTATACGGTTTCAGATCAGGACGCTCTTGTCATGATGCAATTGCAGCGATCTTCAATATCATCCGTCAACGTCCTAAATATGTGTTGGAAGGTGATATTTGTGGATGCTTCGATAACATCTCGCACCATGCTCTCTTGGAGAAAACCAAAGCCTCACCGACAATCCGCCGAATCCTAAACGGATGGCTGAAATCTGGGGTATTGGACAGTGGCTTTCAGACAACTGAACGGGGCACACCCCAGGGTGGAGTGGCATCACCCTTATTGGCGTTGATTGCCCTCCATGGGTTAGAGACCCATATCAGATCGTTTGGAACAAAGCAGCGTCCGATTCACGCCGTGTTTTACGCGGATGATTTTGTGGTGTTTGCCAACGAACTATCCGACATCAACCGGATGAAAACAGCGGTGGCACATTGGCTAGAAGGCATTGGGTTACAACTCCACCCTGAGAAGACCAAAAACAGCCATACCCTCAATGGAGAGGCAGGGTTCGATTTTCTCGGCTTTTCGGTGCGACAATATCCGGCGGGCAAATACACCGCGAAACACGGATTCAAGACCTTGATTAAACCCAGCCAACAGAGCCAACGTCGTCACTTGGCACAACTGAAAAAGATTGTGTCTACCCATCGGTCGGCGACTCAGGCAGGGCTGATTGTTCACCTAAATCCAGTCATTACTGGATGGTGTCAATATTTCGCCACGGTGGTCAGCAAAGAAGCATTCGCCTCGATGTCCCACCACCTATTTGGACAACTGTTACGCTGGGCAAAACACAGACATCCCAAGCTCAACACCCATCAAATCGTGTCGCGGTATTGGTGGATTAACCAGGGAGACGGATGGATCTTTCAAACCAACGATGGGCTTAAACTTCGTTGCCACCATGAAACACCCATTCGTCGCCATATCAAGGTTCAAGCCAATCGCTCTCCATATGATGGAGATTGGGCTTACTGGGGCACAAGGCTTAGATCATACCCTGAGTTACCACCACTGAGAGCATTTCTGCTTAAACAACAGGGTGGTAAATGTGCCCACTGTGGACTTAACTTTTGTCCAGATGATCTCATTGAGGTGCATCACCAAGATGGAAACCATGGCAATCAAAGCCGTCATAATCTGACACTACTGCACCGTCACTGCCACGACCAGGTACACACAGTAGCGACATCCCCTACAACGGGTATTCCTGACCATGAACCAAGTTGGAGAGGAGCCGGATGCACGGAAACGGGCACGTCCGGTTTTGAAGCCGAGCAGGTGGAGCGACCTGCCTGCTTAGGTTAA
- a CDS encoding transposase, with product MQEWWEKNFAPCELGDRRLNKRAREIGKLLSQGFGKALSEVFAGANALKRGYEFLPMPRLNLAN from the coding sequence ATGCAGGAATGGTGGGAGAAGAATTTCGCTCCTTGTGAGTTGGGAGACCGGCGATTGAACAAACGGGCGCGGGAAATCGGTAAACTGCTGAGCCAGGGGTTTGGGAAGGCACTGTCAGAGGTCTTTGCTGGGGCTAATGCCCTCAAGCGAGGCTACGAGTTTTTGCCAATGCCAAGACTGAATTTGGCAAACTAA
- the istB gene encoding IS21-like element helper ATPase IstB, protein MTDSYSIKPPSSESETLPLLLKSLRLPYMKRQWQEMEKQAIQQGWSYGQFLHALCEYEQQQRYTSRVERYLHESQLPRAKSFANFDFTCCPSINQALVMQLAQDCRWLQRGKNLLSFGPSGVGKTHLASAVGRSVIELGQRVKFTCATFLVQQLLQAKADLQLPHFLAKLDKYDLLVIDDIGYVKKSEVETSVLFELISHRYEIKSLLITANQTFSDWDTIFADATMTVAAVDRLVHHATIIEIQTQSFRQKTALARSNSHDSNRTE, encoded by the coding sequence ATGACCGACTCTTACAGCATCAAGCCCCCTAGTAGCGAGAGCGAAACCTTACCGCTGCTGTTGAAATCGTTGCGACTACCTTACATGAAACGGCAGTGGCAGGAGATGGAGAAACAAGCTATTCAACAAGGTTGGTCTTATGGTCAATTTCTCCATGCTTTATGCGAATACGAACAGCAACAACGTTATACCAGTCGGGTCGAGCGCTATTTACACGAGTCCCAACTGCCTCGTGCTAAATCTTTCGCTAATTTTGACTTCACCTGCTGCCCCAGCATCAATCAAGCACTGGTAATGCAGCTTGCTCAGGACTGTCGATGGTTGCAACGGGGCAAAAACTTATTGAGTTTTGGACCTTCTGGGGTGGGGAAAACGCATTTAGCTTCAGCAGTAGGACGCTCTGTGATTGAGTTGGGACAACGGGTCAAATTTACCTGTGCTACTTTTTTAGTCCAGCAACTGCTACAGGCTAAAGCCGATCTACAACTGCCCCATTTCCTTGCCAAACTCGACAAGTACGATCTGCTGGTGATTGATGACATTGGTTATGTCAAAAAATCAGAGGTAGAAACCTCTGTCCTATTTGAGTTAATTTCTCACCGCTACGAAATCAAAAGCCTTTTGATTACTGCTAATCAGACTTTCAGTGATTGGGACACTATATTTGCTGATGCCACCATGACTGTAGCTGCTGTCGATCGCTTGGTTCATCATGCAACTATCATTGAAATCCAAACACAAAGTTTTCGTCAAAAGACTGCCCTGGCTCGTTCAAATTCTCATGACTCTAACCGGACAGAGTAA
- the istA gene encoding IS21 family transposase, producing MSSRVNFKQVQLYLKARANGCTQETAAAKGGFSVRTGRRIEKGEHQPNRGKPRHWRTRKDPFADVWDSELVPMLERQPQLRAMTLFEYLQEKYPNKYDSSKLRTLQKRVQQWKATAGPPKEVMFEQRHQPGEMGLSDFTHFQQATITLGGKPFKHLLYHYRLAYSGWQYVQIVQGGESFVALAQGLQNALQRSGGSPKIHRTDSLSAAYRNSTPQAHEDLTQRYQQLCAHYYMQPTRNNRGQSHENGAIESSHGHFKQRLHQALLLRGSTDFDSIGSYQQFINRVIDKLNQRCQVKFEQECSHLQTLPLHAYADYEVLSVTVTSHSTITARCVLYTVPSQLVGQRLTVHLYHDRLVGFLVNQKVVELARVYPPHNSDKRRARSVNYRHVIHSLRRKPRAFLQYRWREDLLPNEYYRRIWQQLSEQFTPYEACRLMVESLYIAAVQDKEYLVALWLEGQLRSRSLTLSRLQQQFHCPPTKKSFDTSSVEQHSLSSYDRLLQHQAP from the coding sequence GTGTCGAGTCGTGTAAATTTCAAGCAAGTTCAACTGTACCTCAAAGCGAGGGCAAATGGCTGTACTCAGGAAACGGCAGCAGCCAAGGGAGGATTTAGTGTGCGGACAGGAAGAAGAATAGAAAAAGGGGAACATCAGCCCAACCGAGGAAAGCCGCGCCACTGGAGGACAAGAAAAGATCCATTTGCAGATGTATGGGACAGCGAGTTAGTACCGATGTTAGAGCGCCAGCCGCAATTGCGAGCGATGACACTATTTGAATACTTGCAAGAGAAATATCCCAACAAGTATGACTCCTCGAAACTGCGAACATTACAAAAACGGGTGCAGCAGTGGAAAGCGACAGCCGGACCACCAAAAGAAGTAATGTTTGAGCAACGACACCAACCAGGAGAAATGGGACTATCAGATTTTACTCATTTCCAGCAGGCGACGATTACTCTAGGCGGGAAACCCTTCAAGCATCTGCTGTATCACTATCGGCTGGCATATAGTGGCTGGCAATATGTGCAAATTGTACAGGGAGGAGAAAGTTTTGTTGCTTTAGCTCAAGGACTACAAAATGCGCTGCAACGCAGTGGTGGTAGTCCCAAGATACATCGAACGGATAGCTTGAGCGCCGCATACCGAAATTCAACTCCTCAAGCTCATGAAGATTTAACGCAACGCTATCAACAGCTATGCGCCCATTATTACATGCAGCCAACCAGGAATAATCGTGGTCAATCGCACGAAAATGGTGCAATAGAATCATCTCACGGACACTTCAAACAACGATTACACCAAGCCTTACTGTTGAGAGGCTCAACCGACTTTGACAGTATAGGCAGCTATCAACAGTTTATTAACCGGGTAATTGATAAACTCAATCAGCGATGCCAGGTGAAATTTGAACAGGAATGTAGTCATCTACAAACCCTACCGCTGCACGCTTACGCCGATTATGAAGTGCTTAGTGTCACAGTCACTAGTCACAGTACGATAACAGCCAGATGCGTCCTTTATACCGTTCCGTCTCAACTGGTTGGGCAGCGCTTGACAGTACATTTATATCATGACCGCCTAGTTGGATTTTTAGTCAATCAGAAAGTCGTAGAACTAGCAAGAGTTTACCCACCCCACAATAGTGATAAACGACGCGCTCGAAGCGTCAATTACCGCCATGTGATTCATAGCTTGAGGCGAAAACCTAGAGCCTTCTTGCAGTACCGTTGGCGCGAGGATTTACTCCCAAACGAATATTATCGACGGATTTGGCAGCAGCTAAGCGAACAGTTTACTCCCTATGAAGCTTGCCGCCTGATGGTGGAAAGCCTGTACATCGCTGCAGTGCAGGATAAAGAATATCTAGTCGCTCTGTGGCTGGAGGGACAGTTACGCTCGCGCAGCCTAACTTTGTCGCGCTTACAACAACAATTTCACTGCCCACCAACCAAAAAATCTTTTGACACTTCTAGCGTCGAACAGCATTCCTTATCTAGTTATGACCGACTCTTACAGCATCAAGCCCCCTAG